One Phoenix dactylifera cultivar Barhee BC4 chromosome 8, palm_55x_up_171113_PBpolish2nd_filt_p, whole genome shotgun sequence genomic window carries:
- the LOC103708769 gene encoding ABC transporter C family member 3-like isoform X4: MIVQEERIEKLRSWAFSDGMVASFSRFPLFGMPWDAGFLLRPLFIHGWLSVSCHLGLLLVLSCVWLCRRCKSRDSSKQRVENNRFLYSKLVLWTSLGLGLLNLFLCLFNYFWNQEGFWSHDRLAVQLDLSTRVVAWFAISAYLHFEFFYSREKKFPIFLRIWWVLFVLISCSSLIVDFLWLKNHGILQPHLWVLDFGSLFCGCFLGCAGFVGKRTLEGSPPLQEPLLSAGSVNGGSPNTSCTGDVSLFAHAGFLSILTFSWMGPLLSVGHKKTLDLKDVPQLADTDSVNGIFPIFKSKLESYTKSGNEGSGSGGGGITTSRLAMALVFSVWEQVLLTALYALVYTVASYVGPYLIDFFVQYLNGSREFAHEGYLLVLAFVVAKLLECLSQRHWFFRLQQAGIKVRASLVAMIYQKGLTLSSHSRQSRTSGEIVNLMSVDADRVGLFSWYMHDLWMVVLQVTLALMILYSCLGLASLAALAAIFVVMLGNLPLGKVQENYQEKLMESKDVRMKATSEILRNIRILKLQGWEMKFLSRIIELRKTEANWLKKYVYAYGIITFIFWGSPTFVAVVTFGACMLMGIPLKSGKILSALATFRVLQEPIYNLPDTISMIIQTKVSLDRISSFLCLEDLQPDMVQRLPRGSSEVAIEVSNGSFSWDLSSEIPTLKDLNFQVLQGMSVAVCGTVGSGKSSLLSCILGEVPKISGTVKLCGTMAYVSQSPWIQSGKIQENILFGKEMDAEKYDKVLEACSLKKDLEILPFGDQTVIGERGINLSGGQKQRVQLARALYQDADIYLLDDPFSAVDAHTGSHLFKECLLGVLASKTVVYVTHQVEFLPSADLILVMKDGKIAQGGKYNDILNSGTEFMELVGAHKDALAALESMDLASNSSSSTMEGDSSDTESSTQAPRKVEQKDAQNGKPDEVDTQKGQLVQEEEREKGKVGFSVYWRYITMVYKGALVPPILLAQILFQILQIGSNYWMAWAAPVSKDEEPHVNSAVLIYVYIALALGSAFCILIRSLLLVTAGYKTATLLFNKMHMCIFRAPMSFFDSTPTGRILNRASTDQNEVDTSIPFQIGTFAFSIIQLLGIIAVMSQVAWQVFIVFIPVIAACIWYQQYYIDTARELARLVGVCKAPIIQHFAESMSGSMTIRSFGHESRFVGIAGLAVTYGLNLNMLQARVIWTLCNLENEIISVERILQYTSIPSEPPVTIEANRPDCNWPSKGEVVLRDLQVRYGPHMPFVLRGLTCTFPGGMKTGIVGRTGSGKSTLIQTLFRIIDPTVGQIFIDGINISTIGLHDLRSRLSIIPQDPTMFEGTVRSNLDPLEEYTDEQIWEALDCCQLGEEVRKKELKLDSAVTENGENWSVGQRQLVCLGRVILKKSKVLVLDEATASVDTATDSLIQKTLRQQFSESTVVTIAHRITSVLDSDFVLLLDNGVIVEHDTPTRLLENKSSLFANLVSEYTMRSSSSFERPSNG; the protein is encoded by the exons ATGATCGTTCAAGAAGAAAGGATCGAAAAGCTGCGGTCTTGGGCTTTCTCTGACGGTATGGTGGCTTCTTTCTCGCGCTTTCCTTTGTTTGGAATGCCTTGGGATGCTGGATTCCTTCTCAGGCCCCTCTTTATTCATGGGTGGTTGTCTGTTTCTTGCCACCTCGGCCTCCTGCTGGTCCTGTCCTGCGTCTGGCTCTGTCGGAGGTGCAAGAGTCGAGACTCTAGCAAGCAGAGAGTAGAAAACAATCGGTTTTTGTATTCAAAATTAGTCCTCTGGACCTCCCTGGGTCTGGGCTTGCTTAATCTCTTCCTCTGTCTTTTTAATTACTTCTGGAATCAGGAAGGGTTCTGGTCTCACGACCGGCTTGCTGTCCAGTTGGACTTGTCTACCAGAGTCGTTGCATGGTTCGCCATCTCCGCTTACCTGCACTTCGAGTTCTTTTATTCCAGGGAGAAGAAATTCCCCATCTTTCTTAGGATTTGGTGGGTTCTGTTCGTCCTGATATCTTGTTCTAGTCTTATCGTAGACTTTCTCTGGCTCAAAAATCATGGAATTCTTCAGCCCCATCTGTGGGTGCTGGATTTTGGATCGCTCTTTTGCGGTTGTTTTCTTGGCTGTGCCGGGTTCGTCGGGAAGAGGACTCTCGAAGGGAGTCCTCCTCTTCAGGAGCCTCTGTTGAGCGCTGGTAGTGTCAATGGTGGGTCGCCCAATACCAGTTGCACCGGCGACGTCTCCCTTTTTGCACATGCCGGTTTTCTCAGTATCCTTACCTTCTCTTGGATGGGTCCTTTGCTCTCCGTCGGTCATAAGAAGACGTTGGACCTCAAAGATGTTCCGCAGCTAGCTGATACTGATAGTGTTAATGGCATCTTCCCCATTTTCAAAAGCAAGCTCGAGTCATACACTAAGAGTGGTAACGAAGGGAGCGGAAGTGGCGGCGGCGGAATTACCACATCTAGATTAGCCATGGCACTAGTGTTCTCTGTCTGGGAGCAAGTCCTGCTGACGGCGTTGTACGCGCTCGTGTACACAGTTGCCTCGTACGTGGGTCCATACCTCATCGATTTCTTTGTTCAGTACCTTAATGGCAGTCGGGAGTTTGCACATGAAGGATATCTTTTGGTGCTGGCATTCGTCGTGGCCAAGCTTCTCGAGTGCCTCTCGCAGAGGCACTGGTTTTTCAGACTGCAACAGGCCGGGATCAAGGTCCGGGCTTCACTTGTTGCTATGATCTACCAAAAGGGTCTTACTCTGTCGAGTCACTCGAGACAGAGCAGAACTAGTGGCGAGATCGTCAACTTAATGAGCGTCGATGCCGACAGAGTGGGGCTTTTCAGCTGGTACATGCATGATCTGTGGATGGTCGTTTTGCAAGTCACTTTGGCCTTGATGATCTTGTATTCTTGTCTGGGGCTTGCTTCGCTTGCCGCTTTAGCAGCCATCTTTGTTGTCATGTTAGGCAATCTCCCACTGGGGAAGGTGCAAGAGAACTACCAGGAGAAGCTGATGGAGTCGAAAGACGTCAGGATGAAAGCTACTTCGGAGATCTTGAGAAATATTAGAATTCTCAAGCTTCAAGGCTGGGAGATGAAGTTCTTATCCAGAATAATCGAGTTAAGGAAAACTGAGGCGAATTGGTTGAAGAAATATGTCTACGCGTATGGCATAATAACATTTATCTTCTGGGGTTCGCCTACTTTTGTTGCAGTGGTCACCTTTGGAGCTTGTATGCTTATGGGGATACCATTAAAATCAGGAAAAATTCTGTCTGCACTTGCAACATTTAGAGTGTTGCAGGAGCCGATTTATAATCTTCCTGACACAATCTCAATGATTATTCAGACCAAAGTTTCCCTCGATAGAATTTCCTCATTCCTCTGCCTTGAGGACTTGCAGCCTGATATGGTACAGAGACTTCCAAGAGGCAGCTCCGAGGTTGCGATCGAAGTAAGCAACGGAAGCTTCTCCTGGGATCTCTCTTCTGAAATTCCCACTTTAAAAGATTTGAATTTTCAAGTATTGCAAGGGATGAGTGTCGCTGTTTGTGGAACTGTTGGTTCTGGTAAATCAAGCTTGCTGTCCTGCATATTAGGTGAGGTTCCAAAGATATCTGGAACTGTTAAATTGTGTGGGACGATGGCTTATGTCTCCCAATCACCTTGGATACAGAGCGGTAAGATTCAAGAAAACATACTGTTCGGCAAGGAAATGGATGCCGAGAAGTATGACAAAGTCCTCGAAGCATGCTCCTTGAAGAAGGACTTAGAGATTCTTCCCTTTGGAGACCAGACTGTCATTGGAGAGAGAGGCATCAATTTGAGTGGCGGGCAGAAGCAGAGGGTGCAACTTGCTCGTGCTTTATACCAAGATGCCGACATCTATTTGTTAGATGATCCATTCAGTGCTGTTGATGCCCACACAGGATCCCATCTCTTTAAG GAGTGTTTGCTTGGGGTTTTAGCTTCCAAAACAGTTGTCTACGTCACACATCAGGTGGAATTTCTACCTTCTGCTGATCTTATCCTG GTTATGAAAGATGGAAAAATTGCACAAGGGGGCAAATACAATGACATACTAAACTCAGGAACTGAGTTTATGGAATTGGTTGGTGCTCATAAGGATGCTTTAGCTGCACTTGAGTCGATGGACCTTGCCAGCAATAGTTCGAGTAGCACCATGGAAGGTGATTCTTCTGACACTGAAAGTAGCACACAGGCTCCTCGTAAAGTAGAGCAGAAGGATGCACAGAATGGTAAACCAGATGAAGTAGATACTCAGAAGGGACAACTTGTtcaggaagaagagagggagaaaggCAAAGTTGGGTTTTCGGTCTACTGGAGATACATTACAATGGTATACAAAGGAGCTCTTGTGCCGCCAATATTGCTGGCGCAAATTCTTTTTCAAATCCTTCAGATTGGTAGCAACTACTGGATGGCTTGGGCGGCGCCTGTGTCAAAAGATGAAGAACCTCATGTGAATAGTGCAGTGCTTATCTATGTCTACATTGCATTGGCTCTTGGGAGCGCTTTCTGTATCCTCATTAGATCTCTACTTCTGGTAACAGCCGGGTATAAGACGGCAACACTGCTGTTCAACAAAATGCACATGTGCATATTCCGTGCTCCCATGTCATTCTTTGATTCAACTCCAACTGGGCGCATTTTAAACAGG GCATCGACTGATCAAAATGAAGTTGATACAAGCATTCCTTTCCAAATTGGTACCTTTGCATTCTCAATTATACAGCTCTTGGGGATCATTGCAGTCATGTCACAGGTTGCATGGCAAGTTTTTATCGTCTTTATTCCTGTGATTGCAGCTTGCATTTGGTATCAG CAATATTACATTGATACCGCGCGGGAACTAGCAAGGTTGGTCGGGGTGTGCAAAGCTCCCATCATACAACATTTTGCTGAATCAATGTCAGGATCGATGACAATTAGAAGTTTTGGCCATGAATCAAGATTTGTAG GCATTGCTGGCCTTGCAGTGACATATGGGCTTAATCTGAATATGCTACAAGCCCGGGTCATATGGACTCTCTGCAATCTCGAGAACGAAATCATATCTGTAGAGAGGATTCTGCAATATACTAGCATTCCTAGTGAACCACCGGTTACTATTGAAGCAAACAGACCAGATTGTAACTGGCCATCAAAGGGAGAAGTAGTCCTTCGTGACCTGCAG GTTCGTTATGGCCCACACATGCCTTTTGTCTTAAGGGGTCTCACATGCACATTCCCTGGTGGAATGAAGACTGGTATTGTTGGAAGAACTGGCAGTGGGAAATCTACCCTAATACAGACACTCTTCCGCATCATTGATCCTACTGTCGGTCAGATATTTATAGATGGCATTAACATTTCAACAATCGGACTGCATGACTTAAGATCTAGACTAAGCATTATTCCACAAGACCCAACCATGTTTGAGGGAACCGTGCGTAGCAACCTTGACCCTCTTGAAGAGTACACTGATGAACAAATATGGGAG GCCTTAGACTGCTGTCAGCTTGGAGAAGAAGTTAGGAAGAAAGAATTAAAGCTCGACTCTGCAG TCACTGAAAATGGCGAGAATTGGAGTGTCGGTCAGCGCCAGCTTGTCTGTTTAGGTCGGGTGATTTTGAAAAAAAGCAAGGTCTTGGTCCTCGATGAAGCGACTGCTTCGGTGGATACTGCAACAGATAGCCTAATTCAGAAAACCCTACGGCAGCAGTTTTCGGAATCCACTGTCGTAACAATAGCACATCGGATAACATCTGTTCTTGATAGTGATTTTGTCTTGCTTCTCGATAATG GAGTGATCGTGGAACATGACACCCCAACTAGATTATTAGAAAACAAGTCATCTTTATTTGCAAATCTTGTTTCTGAATATACCATGAGGTCAAGTTCAAGTTTTGAGAGACCGAGCAATGGATGA
- the LOC103708769 gene encoding ABC transporter C family member 3-like isoform X1 yields the protein MIVQEERIEKLRSWAFSDGMVASFSRFPLFGMPWDAGFLLRPLFIHGWLSVSCHLGLLLVLSCVWLCRRCKSRDSSKQRVENNRFLYSKLVLWTSLGLGLLNLFLCLFNYFWNQEGFWSHDRLAVQLDLSTRVVAWFAISAYLHFEFFYSREKKFPIFLRIWWVLFVLISCSSLIVDFLWLKNHGILQPHLWVLDFGSLFCGCFLGCAGFVGKRTLEGSPPLQEPLLSAGSVNGGSPNTSCTGDVSLFAHAGFLSILTFSWMGPLLSVGHKKTLDLKDVPQLADTDSVNGIFPIFKSKLESYTKSGNEGSGSGGGGITTSRLAMALVFSVWEQVLLTALYALVYTVASYVGPYLIDFFVQYLNGSREFAHEGYLLVLAFVVAKLLECLSQRHWFFRLQQAGIKVRASLVAMIYQKGLTLSSHSRQSRTSGEIVNLMSVDADRVGLFSWYMHDLWMVVLQVTLALMILYSCLGLASLAALAAIFVVMLGNLPLGKVQENYQEKLMESKDVRMKATSEILRNIRILKLQGWEMKFLSRIIELRKTEANWLKKYVYAYGIITFIFWGSPTFVAVVTFGACMLMGIPLKSGKILSALATFRVLQEPIYNLPDTISMIIQTKVSLDRISSFLCLEDLQPDMVQRLPRGSSEVAIEVSNGSFSWDLSSEIPTLKDLNFQVLQGMSVAVCGTVGSGKSSLLSCILGEVPKISGTVKLCGTMAYVSQSPWIQSGKIQENILFGKEMDAEKYDKVLEACSLKKDLEILPFGDQTVIGERGINLSGGQKQRVQLARALYQDADIYLLDDPFSAVDAHTGSHLFKECLLGVLASKTVVYVTHQVEFLPSADLILVMKDGKIAQGGKYNDILNSGTEFMELVGAHKDALAALESMDLASNSSSSTMEGDSSDTESSTQAPRKVEQKDAQNGKPDEVDTQKGQLVQEEEREKGKVGFSVYWRYITMVYKGALVPPILLAQILFQILQIGSNYWMAWAAPVSKDEEPHVNSAVLIYVYIALALGSAFCILIRSLLLVTAGYKTATLLFNKMHMCIFRAPMSFFDSTPTGRILNRASTDQNEVDTSIPFQIGTFAFSIIQLLGIIAVMSQVAWQVFIVFIPVIAACIWYQQYYIDTARELARLVGVCKAPIIQHFAESMSGSMTIRSFGHESRFVGTNFHLNDDYSRPEFYNVGAMEWLCFRLDMLSSLTFAFSLVFLISVPKGVIEPGIAGLAVTYGLNLNMLQARVIWTLCNLENEIISVERILQYTSIPSEPPVTIEANRPDCNWPSKGEVVLRDLQVRYGPHMPFVLRGLTCTFPGGMKTGIVGRTGSGKSTLIQTLFRIIDPTVGQIFIDGINISTIGLHDLRSRLSIIPQDPTMFEGTVRSNLDPLEEYTDEQIWEALDCCQLGEEVRKKELKLDSAVTENGENWSVGQRQLVCLGRVILKKSKVLVLDEATASVDTATDSLIQKTLRQQFSESTVVTIAHRITSVLDSDFVLLLDNGVIVEHDTPTRLLENKSSLFANLVSEYTMRSSSSFERPSNG from the exons ATGATCGTTCAAGAAGAAAGGATCGAAAAGCTGCGGTCTTGGGCTTTCTCTGACGGTATGGTGGCTTCTTTCTCGCGCTTTCCTTTGTTTGGAATGCCTTGGGATGCTGGATTCCTTCTCAGGCCCCTCTTTATTCATGGGTGGTTGTCTGTTTCTTGCCACCTCGGCCTCCTGCTGGTCCTGTCCTGCGTCTGGCTCTGTCGGAGGTGCAAGAGTCGAGACTCTAGCAAGCAGAGAGTAGAAAACAATCGGTTTTTGTATTCAAAATTAGTCCTCTGGACCTCCCTGGGTCTGGGCTTGCTTAATCTCTTCCTCTGTCTTTTTAATTACTTCTGGAATCAGGAAGGGTTCTGGTCTCACGACCGGCTTGCTGTCCAGTTGGACTTGTCTACCAGAGTCGTTGCATGGTTCGCCATCTCCGCTTACCTGCACTTCGAGTTCTTTTATTCCAGGGAGAAGAAATTCCCCATCTTTCTTAGGATTTGGTGGGTTCTGTTCGTCCTGATATCTTGTTCTAGTCTTATCGTAGACTTTCTCTGGCTCAAAAATCATGGAATTCTTCAGCCCCATCTGTGGGTGCTGGATTTTGGATCGCTCTTTTGCGGTTGTTTTCTTGGCTGTGCCGGGTTCGTCGGGAAGAGGACTCTCGAAGGGAGTCCTCCTCTTCAGGAGCCTCTGTTGAGCGCTGGTAGTGTCAATGGTGGGTCGCCCAATACCAGTTGCACCGGCGACGTCTCCCTTTTTGCACATGCCGGTTTTCTCAGTATCCTTACCTTCTCTTGGATGGGTCCTTTGCTCTCCGTCGGTCATAAGAAGACGTTGGACCTCAAAGATGTTCCGCAGCTAGCTGATACTGATAGTGTTAATGGCATCTTCCCCATTTTCAAAAGCAAGCTCGAGTCATACACTAAGAGTGGTAACGAAGGGAGCGGAAGTGGCGGCGGCGGAATTACCACATCTAGATTAGCCATGGCACTAGTGTTCTCTGTCTGGGAGCAAGTCCTGCTGACGGCGTTGTACGCGCTCGTGTACACAGTTGCCTCGTACGTGGGTCCATACCTCATCGATTTCTTTGTTCAGTACCTTAATGGCAGTCGGGAGTTTGCACATGAAGGATATCTTTTGGTGCTGGCATTCGTCGTGGCCAAGCTTCTCGAGTGCCTCTCGCAGAGGCACTGGTTTTTCAGACTGCAACAGGCCGGGATCAAGGTCCGGGCTTCACTTGTTGCTATGATCTACCAAAAGGGTCTTACTCTGTCGAGTCACTCGAGACAGAGCAGAACTAGTGGCGAGATCGTCAACTTAATGAGCGTCGATGCCGACAGAGTGGGGCTTTTCAGCTGGTACATGCATGATCTGTGGATGGTCGTTTTGCAAGTCACTTTGGCCTTGATGATCTTGTATTCTTGTCTGGGGCTTGCTTCGCTTGCCGCTTTAGCAGCCATCTTTGTTGTCATGTTAGGCAATCTCCCACTGGGGAAGGTGCAAGAGAACTACCAGGAGAAGCTGATGGAGTCGAAAGACGTCAGGATGAAAGCTACTTCGGAGATCTTGAGAAATATTAGAATTCTCAAGCTTCAAGGCTGGGAGATGAAGTTCTTATCCAGAATAATCGAGTTAAGGAAAACTGAGGCGAATTGGTTGAAGAAATATGTCTACGCGTATGGCATAATAACATTTATCTTCTGGGGTTCGCCTACTTTTGTTGCAGTGGTCACCTTTGGAGCTTGTATGCTTATGGGGATACCATTAAAATCAGGAAAAATTCTGTCTGCACTTGCAACATTTAGAGTGTTGCAGGAGCCGATTTATAATCTTCCTGACACAATCTCAATGATTATTCAGACCAAAGTTTCCCTCGATAGAATTTCCTCATTCCTCTGCCTTGAGGACTTGCAGCCTGATATGGTACAGAGACTTCCAAGAGGCAGCTCCGAGGTTGCGATCGAAGTAAGCAACGGAAGCTTCTCCTGGGATCTCTCTTCTGAAATTCCCACTTTAAAAGATTTGAATTTTCAAGTATTGCAAGGGATGAGTGTCGCTGTTTGTGGAACTGTTGGTTCTGGTAAATCAAGCTTGCTGTCCTGCATATTAGGTGAGGTTCCAAAGATATCTGGAACTGTTAAATTGTGTGGGACGATGGCTTATGTCTCCCAATCACCTTGGATACAGAGCGGTAAGATTCAAGAAAACATACTGTTCGGCAAGGAAATGGATGCCGAGAAGTATGACAAAGTCCTCGAAGCATGCTCCTTGAAGAAGGACTTAGAGATTCTTCCCTTTGGAGACCAGACTGTCATTGGAGAGAGAGGCATCAATTTGAGTGGCGGGCAGAAGCAGAGGGTGCAACTTGCTCGTGCTTTATACCAAGATGCCGACATCTATTTGTTAGATGATCCATTCAGTGCTGTTGATGCCCACACAGGATCCCATCTCTTTAAG GAGTGTTTGCTTGGGGTTTTAGCTTCCAAAACAGTTGTCTACGTCACACATCAGGTGGAATTTCTACCTTCTGCTGATCTTATCCTG GTTATGAAAGATGGAAAAATTGCACAAGGGGGCAAATACAATGACATACTAAACTCAGGAACTGAGTTTATGGAATTGGTTGGTGCTCATAAGGATGCTTTAGCTGCACTTGAGTCGATGGACCTTGCCAGCAATAGTTCGAGTAGCACCATGGAAGGTGATTCTTCTGACACTGAAAGTAGCACACAGGCTCCTCGTAAAGTAGAGCAGAAGGATGCACAGAATGGTAAACCAGATGAAGTAGATACTCAGAAGGGACAACTTGTtcaggaagaagagagggagaaaggCAAAGTTGGGTTTTCGGTCTACTGGAGATACATTACAATGGTATACAAAGGAGCTCTTGTGCCGCCAATATTGCTGGCGCAAATTCTTTTTCAAATCCTTCAGATTGGTAGCAACTACTGGATGGCTTGGGCGGCGCCTGTGTCAAAAGATGAAGAACCTCATGTGAATAGTGCAGTGCTTATCTATGTCTACATTGCATTGGCTCTTGGGAGCGCTTTCTGTATCCTCATTAGATCTCTACTTCTGGTAACAGCCGGGTATAAGACGGCAACACTGCTGTTCAACAAAATGCACATGTGCATATTCCGTGCTCCCATGTCATTCTTTGATTCAACTCCAACTGGGCGCATTTTAAACAGG GCATCGACTGATCAAAATGAAGTTGATACAAGCATTCCTTTCCAAATTGGTACCTTTGCATTCTCAATTATACAGCTCTTGGGGATCATTGCAGTCATGTCACAGGTTGCATGGCAAGTTTTTATCGTCTTTATTCCTGTGATTGCAGCTTGCATTTGGTATCAG CAATATTACATTGATACCGCGCGGGAACTAGCAAGGTTGGTCGGGGTGTGCAAAGCTCCCATCATACAACATTTTGCTGAATCAATGTCAGGATCGATGACAATTAGAAGTTTTGGCCATGAATCAAGATTTGTAGGTACTAACTTCCATCTGAATGATGATTACTCTCGACCCGAGTTTTATAATGTTGGTGCAATGGAGTGGCTCTGCTTTCGTTTGGATATGTTATCATCACTTACTTTTGCCTTCTCATTAGTATTTTTGATTTCCGTGCCAAAAGGTGTAATCGAGCCAG GCATTGCTGGCCTTGCAGTGACATATGGGCTTAATCTGAATATGCTACAAGCCCGGGTCATATGGACTCTCTGCAATCTCGAGAACGAAATCATATCTGTAGAGAGGATTCTGCAATATACTAGCATTCCTAGTGAACCACCGGTTACTATTGAAGCAAACAGACCAGATTGTAACTGGCCATCAAAGGGAGAAGTAGTCCTTCGTGACCTGCAG GTTCGTTATGGCCCACACATGCCTTTTGTCTTAAGGGGTCTCACATGCACATTCCCTGGTGGAATGAAGACTGGTATTGTTGGAAGAACTGGCAGTGGGAAATCTACCCTAATACAGACACTCTTCCGCATCATTGATCCTACTGTCGGTCAGATATTTATAGATGGCATTAACATTTCAACAATCGGACTGCATGACTTAAGATCTAGACTAAGCATTATTCCACAAGACCCAACCATGTTTGAGGGAACCGTGCGTAGCAACCTTGACCCTCTTGAAGAGTACACTGATGAACAAATATGGGAG GCCTTAGACTGCTGTCAGCTTGGAGAAGAAGTTAGGAAGAAAGAATTAAAGCTCGACTCTGCAG TCACTGAAAATGGCGAGAATTGGAGTGTCGGTCAGCGCCAGCTTGTCTGTTTAGGTCGGGTGATTTTGAAAAAAAGCAAGGTCTTGGTCCTCGATGAAGCGACTGCTTCGGTGGATACTGCAACAGATAGCCTAATTCAGAAAACCCTACGGCAGCAGTTTTCGGAATCCACTGTCGTAACAATAGCACATCGGATAACATCTGTTCTTGATAGTGATTTTGTCTTGCTTCTCGATAATG GAGTGATCGTGGAACATGACACCCCAACTAGATTATTAGAAAACAAGTCATCTTTATTTGCAAATCTTGTTTCTGAATATACCATGAGGTCAAGTTCAAGTTTTGAGAGACCGAGCAATGGATGA